The genome window TCTGCCTTTGTCAAACGCATCGCCAGTTTCAACATCAGCGAGTAACCATACTTTTTCCATTTAACAATGCTTCCTTCATAACCCTCGAAAGAATCGTTGGTTGGAATGGCTGCATCTGCATTCAAAGCACCCAAAGCTGTTTCCAGTTTGGTCAGCAATGACTTGTAAACCGCTTCCTGCGTGTCATATGCTGGCAATGTAATGCCGGTTTTTGCTTGCAAAGCCTCTGTGTAAGGCACATCTCCGTAAGTGTCGGAGATTGTTGCAATGCTCTGCACCTGCATAATGATCGCAATGTTCATCAAGTTCACGAGTGCAGGCTTGTCTTTCGAAAGCTGCTCCATTTCATAGGCAAGGCTGGCTGCACGGAAACCCGTGTTCCATGTGCTTGACAGGTAGGAGTTGGTGTTACTCGAAATCCCGTATTTGTCACCGTTGGAATAATAGTTGGCTGCGCCGGAAGTTGTTGATGCAAGAACCTGCACCCACATGCTCTGGAACAGGATCCCGCCATTATAACCTGCCGTGGCATTCACATAATTATACTGAACCGATGGCAGCAGCAGGTTGGCATCGAAGGATTCGCCGGTTGCTTTTGTCGGGTCGGTGTTCAGCTCGTCAAAGCTATCTGTACAGGACAAAGGAAGCAGCCCTGCCAGAATGATCATACTTATAATACTCTTTTTCATGTCGATTTTCATTTAAACTTGAAGTTTACGTTCACACCATAATTGCGCGTTGCAGGTAAACTGGTTCCTTCGATACCCGCGTATCTCAGGTTAGCACCGAAAGTAGCTTCCGGATCGATGTTTTTGGTTTCTCTTGAGAAATACAGCAAATTCCGACCAACCAGGGAAATGTTCACGGCACGGATCAATGGCCATTTTTCTACCATTTTCGCGGGCAGGTTGTAACCTAATGTAAGCTGGCGAAGTTTGATAAAGTCACCATCTACAACGCTTATTCCCGTCACATTGTTTGCAAGGGCTGTGTAATAAGCTTTTGCAGTGGCTGTAACCGTGTTAGGTGCACCTGTTTCCGTAACGCCTGTTGTCACACCGCCTTCGCGGCCTACCAGAGTCGCTTTGTTCAAACCGTTTCTGTAAGTGTAGTTTTCTGTTGCAGAAAGGATTTTGTTGCCATAGTTGTAATCAACCAAAACACCAAAATTGAAGTCGCCCAACCGGATGTCGTTGTTAAGTCCGCCATACAATGTTGGCAACACCGATCCGAAGCTCGTCAACTTGTCATCGCGAACAGGCAAACCCGAAGCATCTACAATGATCTGGCCATTTGCGTGATACTTGTAATCATATGCACGGATCTGCGGACCAGCCTCTCCTACTACGAACGCCGTTACTGCATTACCCAATGTTGCACGGTTGGAACCCAGGTTAATGTCCAGGTTGTCCTGGTCTGTGCTCAGGATTTTGTTTTTAACTGATGTCAGGTTGAAAGATACATTCCATTCGAATTTCGAAGTTCTTACAGGCGAGCCTGTCAACATTACTTCCAGACCTCTGTTTTGAACTGAACCTGTTCCTACCACACCTCTTACGTAACCTGTTGCGCTGCTGTATGTTGCGGGCATGATTTCGTTTTTCGTTTTCTGATCGTAGTAAGAAACATCCAATCCAAGACGGCTTCCGAAGAATTTCATTTCAAGCCCTACTTCAACTTCGCTTTTGGTAAATGGTTTCAGGAATAAGTTTGGAAGCTCATCGCTGAAATTACCTGTCGGAACGCCATTGAAGGAGTTTCCTACACCATAGTAAATAGCTGTTCCATAAGGCGTTGCAGGCTCTCCGCTCGTACGGGCGTAAGAAGCGCGAACCTTACCGAAGCTAAGTGCAGATGAGTTCAGAAGATCCGTAAAAATGAATGAACCTGTCACAGAAGGTGTAAAAATGCTTCTTGCACTGTTTGGCAGGGTTGAGTAAGAGTCATACCGGCCGGTTGTGCTCAAATTCAGGATGCCTTTGTATCCAAGATCAACACTGTAATAAGCCGACTGAACTTCGCTGTTCTGAACTTCATAGTTCCTGTTGAAATTCACCACGTTGTTCCAGCTGTACAAATAAGGAAGAACAAACGGGCCACCGCCGATCTGCACTTTCTCGTACTGATTTTTACGAAGGTTAGCACCCAGGATCGCGTCTACGGTGAAATCTTCGCCGAAGCTTTTGGTAACGCCCAACAATCCATCTACGTTGATTTCTGTACGCTGTGCATTGGAAAGCTCATCCAGTGCACCTTTACCATTCTGAGAAAAACCTGTTCCCCAAGGAGTTACTTTGAAAATACGGTCATTCGCATTGTCATAACCAACTCTTCCCTGTGCATAGATCCAGTCAGCGAACTGATATTTCACTGCAACAGCAGAGATCAAACGTTTCCGTTTTACGTCATTAACAAACTGGTTAACAACAAAATATGGGTTTGTAACATATTCGTCATCACTGAAAACGATCTCTTTTCCAGTTTCAGGATTGAAGCCCGGCGCAAGAATACGCTGATCAATGTTTGGTGCAAGGAAAATACCGTTGTTGGCATTCATCGGACCATCGCTCAATACAGGCTTGCCTTTGATTTTTTCGTCAATGTAATTGGCCATTACATTAATGCTCAGCCTCTTGGTAATGTTCTGATCAGCTGTAAGGTTGATCGTTTTTCTGCCCAATCCGCTGTTTTCAATGATTGATTTCGTATCAAGATTTGCAAGTGATAAACGGAATGATCCGTTATCGCCGCCTTTGGTTACTGCAACACTGTTTGTGAAGTTGGAACCCATGCGATAGAAATTCTTGATATTGTCTTTCTGAGCAGAGTAAGCATAGTTTTTACCGTCAAACTGGATCGCTTGTGAGCCATCCAGTCTTGCACCCCATGCCTGGCGTGCAGTTTGCTGCGCTGCCACAGCAGTAGTCGGTTTCATACCTGCATCTCCCTGACCGAATTCATATTGAAAATCAGTCATGTTGCGGGGCTCATCCATGGAATAGTTCAAATTGTAATCCACGGAGAAATCGCCTTTTTTCCCTGCTTTTGTTTTAACCAAAATAACCCCGTTGGACGCGCGCGCACCAAACAAAGCGGATGCAGCCTGACCTTTCAGAACGGTCATTGACTCGATATCGTCCGGGTTAAGGTTACCAATTCCGTCTCCGCCGTCAGCACCACCCCATTCTCCTGCACTTCCACGCTGCGTGTTATCCATCGGAACGCCGTTGATGACGATCAATGGTGAACCACCCGAGTTCATACTTGGCATACCGCGCATAAGGATTTTAGCTGTTCCACCGGGGCCGCCGCTTGTTCCTTTTACGTTCAAACCGGCCACACGTCCTGCCAGTGAGTTGGCTACGTTCGTTTCACGAGCTCTTGTCATCACTTCGCCACCGATCGTTGTTACTGAATAGCCCAGTTTTCTGGCTTCTTTGGAAATACCCAAAGCCGTCACAACCACTTCTTCCAGGTTCGCCACGTCAGGTGTCATTTTCACATCCACTACGGATTTGTTACCGATGCTGATCTCTTGCTTCAAAAAACCAATGGAGCTAAAAACCAACACGTCCGTATCCTGCACGCCCGAAATGGAGAAGTTTCCTTCTGCATCCGAGTTCGTTCCCCTCGTGGAACCCTTTACCGTCACAGATGCTCCGGGAAGCCCCCCATCTTTCTCGTCAGTCACCTTGCCCGTTACCGTTCTTCCTTGTGCGAAGACAGATAATGAAGCAAAAAGTAAAAAAACGACAAGTGGAATAAATCCCCCTGAACAACTTTTTAATAGCTTTTCTTTCATAGTTAGGATAAATTAATAGACCAAAATTAGGTTAAAACATGTATCGGCCGAAGATTAAACGCTCGGTCTCATCATTCGGCAAATATCCTAAGTTCTAAGCTAATTAAATAATTTTAAGAAAGCATTAATAGATTTTTATTTTTTTAATGTTAAGTTAATGTTGAAATGATACATTTTAATAACTCTTTTGTCATAAGTGTAGGTGCCCGTAAGTATGCTGGGTTGGGAAGCAAAACCAATTATTTTTTTGAGGCTGGCTTGCGGAGTTGATAAGTAACCAGCTTCGCATTATTCAAAGCTGCCAGTAGCCGGGTTTCCTGCCCGGACGAGACAAGCGCCAGGTCACGGACTTCGCCGGTTGTGAAAAATCCGCTCTGGTATTGGGGAAGATATTGAAAAGAAAGATTGCCTTTGTTAAGAAAAACCTGAATGTAACTGGCGTCGCTTTTCCCGATCCGGACACGCGTTTGTTTGAGGTTACCACCCAGGATGATGTCCGACTTGCCATCCGCATTCATATCAAAAAGTGAAATGGCATAAACAGGAGAAAACTGTGCTTCAATGGGCAGGGGATGGAAAACCAGCTTTCCGTTTTTGTTTTCGAGAATGCCGCTCTTATAAATCTTTGCCGTCAGCTTTTGTGCATTTTTTAATTTTTCTGCTGGCAGCATGTCCGAGAGGCTGGCTTTGGAATAGGAAACGTAGTCGGTGTATTTCTTTTTCAGCGACGGGATCTGATCCAATAATTCATCCCGGCTCGCATAAGGCGCTTCCCGACCGTCCTGCGTGACGGTGATGACCGGGACAATCCGTTGCAAATTATCGTAATCAGCTGCATATAAAGATAGGCTGTCGGGGGAAGTGAGGTTCCATTGCCAGTTTGTCCCCATATTGCCAACCACAAAATCCATGTCGCCGTCATTATCGAGGTCCGCTGGCTTGATGACATTCCAGCAACCGTTTGTGCCAGCGGTTCCGTACATTGTGCTGGCGTCAGTTAACCGGCCGGCTTTGTTGCTGAAAACCTGGATCGGTTTCCAGTCGGCGGTGAGGATCAGCTCGGGATAGCCATCTTTGTTCAGATCTTCAAAAACAGCATCGGTTACCATACCCGCTCTCGCGAGCTGAGGCGCCAGAAGCTCTGTTTGATCTGTGAAATAGCCTTTTCCATTGTTCGTATACAGGAAACCACCTGCACTTTCAGGAAACCTTCCGGGCGTAACGCGGACGCCCACAAAAACATCCAGATCGCCGTCGCTATCGATATCCGAAACGGCTATCGTCCCGGCATTGCCTGCGAGGTTTGGGAAGTAAGTCCTTACAAATGTGCCGTTTACATTGGTATACAACCGGGGCATAGCCATTCTATCCTCCCGATTAAGTTCATAACCTGCACTCACAACCAACAAATCCTGATCTCCATCCCGGTCTGCGTCCAAAAATACGGCTTCGGC of Dyadobacter chenhuakuii contains these proteins:
- a CDS encoding SusC/RagA family TonB-linked outer membrane protein, coding for MKEKLLKSCSGGFIPLVVFLLFASLSVFAQGRTVTGKVTDEKDGGLPGASVTVKGSTRGTNSDAEGNFSISGVQDTDVLVFSSIGFLKQEISIGNKSVVDVKMTPDVANLEEVVVTALGISKEARKLGYSVTTIGGEVMTRARETNVANSLAGRVAGLNVKGTSGGPGGTAKILMRGMPSMNSGGSPLIVINGVPMDNTQRGSAGEWGGADGGDGIGNLNPDDIESMTVLKGQAASALFGARASNGVILVKTKAGKKGDFSVDYNLNYSMDEPRNMTDFQYEFGQGDAGMKPTTAVAAQQTARQAWGARLDGSQAIQFDGKNYAYSAQKDNIKNFYRMGSNFTNSVAVTKGGDNGSFRLSLANLDTKSIIENSGLGRKTINLTADQNITKRLSINVMANYIDEKIKGKPVLSDGPMNANNGIFLAPNIDQRILAPGFNPETGKEIVFSDDEYVTNPYFVVNQFVNDVKRKRLISAVAVKYQFADWIYAQGRVGYDNANDRIFKVTPWGTGFSQNGKGALDELSNAQRTEINVDGLLGVTKSFGEDFTVDAILGANLRKNQYEKVQIGGGPFVLPYLYSWNNVVNFNRNYEVQNSEVQSAYYSVDLGYKGILNLSTTGRYDSYSTLPNSARSIFTPSVTGSFIFTDLLNSSALSFGKVRASYARTSGEPATPYGTAIYYGVGNSFNGVPTGNFSDELPNLFLKPFTKSEVEVGLEMKFFGSRLGLDVSYYDQKTKNEIMPATYSSATGYVRGVVGTGSVQNRGLEVMLTGSPVRTSKFEWNVSFNLTSVKNKILSTDQDNLDINLGSNRATLGNAVTAFVVGEAGPQIRAYDYKYHANGQIIVDASGLPVRDDKLTSFGSVLPTLYGGLNNDIRLGDFNFGVLVDYNYGNKILSATENYTYRNGLNKATLVGREGGVTTGVTETGAPNTVTATAKAYYTALANNVTGISVVDGDFIKLRQLTLGYNLPAKMVEKWPLIRAVNISLVGRNLLYFSRETKNIDPEATFGANLRYAGIEGTSLPATRNYGVNVNFKFK